The Acetoanaerobium noterae genome window below encodes:
- a CDS encoding HD-GYP domain-containing protein produces the protein MDLMNLNEHGTKENLQRHEANNLRLSYIIRAIFVLNTMGVTILVGKSEFEKITALTICVLGIILYFVAIWYIRKKSQLNRLSIIGVTYDILTVTSMPIIWYISVGGESVSPVYMLKVPLVIVFQFILLILNSITLKPKLILIFAFGSIIGQLGILNYVLNQKNVKLSGNFVTHMLGDSFDLTFFVVAQGSFLVIAFVMYLATLRLRKMLEHSVLLEANNIAVMYDKNQALDQLDKAYKETVDRISKLAEYRDTETGVHIERTREYVKLLGELMHLDSAVIEKMYYAAPMHDVGKVGIPDEILHKKGPLTEVEWDIMKLHGEIGASAFAFAESEVLKCAQEIALSHHEKWDGSGYPNGLHGQAIPLSGRIMAVADIYDALRSPRPYKRGFTHEETVSIMTEGDGRTRPEEFDPKLLSLFKEHHQKFNDIFEQYKDK, from the coding sequence ATGGATTTAATGAATTTAAACGAACACGGAACTAAAGAGAATCTTCAAAGACATGAGGCAAACAATCTTAGGCTCAGTTATATAATTAGGGCAATTTTTGTCTTAAATACAATGGGAGTTACCATTTTAGTCGGCAAGAGCGAGTTTGAAAAAATCACTGCGCTTACGATTTGCGTATTAGGAATTATTTTGTATTTTGTTGCTATTTGGTATATTCGGAAAAAGTCCCAACTAAATAGACTAAGTATTATAGGGGTTACTTATGATATACTGACAGTAACATCAATGCCCATAATATGGTATATTTCTGTGGGTGGCGAATCGGTGTCTCCGGTGTACATGCTTAAAGTACCACTTGTGATTGTGTTTCAGTTTATACTTTTGATTCTTAACAGTATCACACTCAAGCCCAAACTAATTCTGATCTTTGCGTTTGGAAGTATTATTGGGCAACTCGGTATTTTAAATTATGTACTTAATCAAAAGAACGTAAAACTTTCAGGAAACTTTGTTACACATATGCTCGGAGATAGTTTTGATCTAACATTTTTTGTTGTTGCTCAGGGATCCTTTTTAGTTATCGCTTTTGTGATGTACCTTGCTACTTTACGCCTAAGAAAAATGCTAGAACATTCTGTGCTTCTTGAAGCGAATAATATAGCTGTCATGTATGACAAGAATCAAGCATTAGATCAACTCGACAAAGCTTATAAAGAAACAGTAGATAGGATTTCAAAACTCGCAGAGTACAGAGATACTGAGACTGGTGTTCATATTGAGCGCACACGTGAATATGTGAAGCTACTGGGTGAACTCATGCATTTAGATTCGGCAGTAATTGAAAAAATGTATTACGCAGCGCCTATGCATGATGTTGGTAAAGTAGGAATACCGGATGAAATTCTTCATAAAAAGGGTCCATTGACCGAAGTAGAATGGGATATTATGAAGTTGCACGGTGAAATAGGTGCAAGTGCTTTTGCATTTGCAGAATCCGAGGTTTTAAAGTGTGCTCAAGAAATTGCTTTGAGCCATCATGAAAAATGGGATGGTTCAGGTTATCCTAATGGTTTACACGGACAAGCGATTCCGCTATCCGGAAGAATTATGGCGGTGGCAGATATTTATGATGCATTAAGGAGCCCTCGGCCTTACAAAAGAGGGTTTACACACGAAGAAACCGTTAGCATTATGACTGAAGGAGATGGACGTACACGTCCAGAAGAATTTGATCCTAAGTTGCTATCTTTATTCAAAGAACATCATCAAAAGTTTAATGATATTTTTGAGCAATATAAAGACAAATAA
- a CDS encoding MerR family transcriptional regulator produces the protein MLKIGDFSKIGKVSIRMLRHYDQIGILKPACIDNNTGYRSYSIDQLPRLNRIIFLKDIGFSLTEVMGLVDEQISIDEMKAMLVRRQRDLENEISMAQINLKTIVDRLRIIESEGDIPKFDVSIKSTESYVYVSHRTIVPHLEQMGVFCYNMYAKLYKELNVMNITPIGPEITFYFNEEYSETDLDMETGIVVPKTYLEKFRSNETVLNARVIEAEEHMAYAVYSGAFDGIEQAIIELLKWVVSNDWQITGALRELHLSGPAHPNGELVENAIIELQVPVSKLL, from the coding sequence ATGCTCAAAATAGGTGATTTTTCTAAAATTGGAAAAGTATCAATCAGAATGCTCAGGCATTATGATCAAATAGGGATTCTTAAACCAGCCTGTATTGATAATAATACAGGATACCGAAGTTATTCTATAGACCAGCTGCCAAGACTTAATAGGATCATTTTTTTAAAGGATATCGGATTTTCGCTGACAGAAGTCATGGGGTTAGTTGATGAACAAATCTCAATTGATGAAATGAAAGCAATGCTAGTCAGAAGGCAAAGAGACCTGGAGAATGAGATTAGCATGGCGCAAATCAATTTGAAAACAATTGTTGATCGTCTTCGTATAATAGAAAGCGAAGGTGATATACCTAAATTCGATGTCAGTATTAAGAGTACAGAATCCTATGTCTATGTTTCTCATAGAACGATAGTGCCTCATTTAGAGCAAATGGGAGTATTTTGTTATAACATGTATGCAAAACTGTACAAAGAGCTTAATGTGATGAATATCACACCGATTGGTCCAGAAATCACATTTTACTTTAATGAAGAGTACAGTGAAACAGATCTTGATATGGAGACTGGCATTGTTGTGCCCAAGACATACTTAGAAAAGTTTCGATCAAACGAAACCGTGCTTAATGCTAGGGTGATCGAGGCAGAAGAACACATGGCATATGCTGTATATAGCGGAGCATTTGATGGCATCGAACAAGCAATAATTGAGTTGCTTAAATGGGTTGTAAGTAATGATTGGCAAATTACAGGAGCACTTAGGGAGTTGCATCTTTCAGGACCAGCTCACCCCAATGGCGAACTAGTAGAAAATGCAATTATTGAACTTCAAGTTCCAGTTTCAAAATTATTATAA
- a CDS encoding NAD-dependent epimerase/dehydratase family protein codes for MNGELHVVLGATGSVGKSVIEELQARKLKIRAVERSKTVKGIETIHADLLDFDQATYAITGATHVYLCIGLPYSALIWKEQWPLIMNNVISACEKAEARLIFLDNMYLYGPAPLSVPFNEKHTRNPVSEKGKTRKIISDMLLNAHESGRVKAVIGRSADFYGPNVINSPLYISFIERMLIGKAPQSLGNTNIKHTYSYTNDNGRALVTLALDDSTYGQEWHLPVSRAMTIDEIVVEINSVMNTNFKATLIPRIILKIMGIFIPNIKEVNEMLYQSDFIYIMNDEKFRKHFPDFKVTEFEIGIREMINSFKR; via the coding sequence ATGAATGGCGAACTACATGTTGTATTAGGAGCAACCGGATCCGTTGGCAAAAGTGTCATTGAGGAACTTCAAGCTAGAAAACTCAAGATTAGGGCTGTAGAGAGAAGCAAGACAGTAAAAGGAATAGAAACAATCCATGCGGACTTGTTGGACTTTGATCAAGCGACTTATGCCATAACGGGAGCAACTCATGTCTATTTGTGTATAGGACTACCGTATAGTGCTTTAATTTGGAAAGAACAATGGCCTCTAATAATGAATAATGTGATTAGTGCATGTGAGAAGGCAGAAGCAAGACTAATTTTCCTAGACAACATGTACCTGTATGGTCCAGCACCCTTAAGTGTGCCATTTAATGAAAAGCACACAAGAAATCCTGTTTCTGAAAAAGGGAAAACTAGAAAGATTATATCAGACATGCTCTTAAATGCTCATGAATCAGGTAGAGTAAAGGCGGTAATTGGTCGTTCGGCTGACTTTTATGGACCCAATGTCATCAATAGCCCCCTCTATATATCATTCATAGAAAGGATGCTAATAGGAAAAGCACCCCAGTCCCTTGGAAATACAAATATTAAGCATACTTATTCATATACCAACGACAATGGAAGAGCATTAGTCACACTTGCATTGGATGATAGCACTTATGGGCAAGAATGGCATTTGCCTGTCAGCAGAGCAATGACGATTGATGAAATTGTAGTCGAGATCAATAGCGTAATGAACACAAATTTTAAGGCAACTCTTATTCCAAGAATTATACTGAAAATCATGGGAATATTTATACCTAATATCAAGGAAGTCAATGAAATGCTCTATCAGTCTGATTTCATATATATTATGAACGACGAAAAGTTTAGAAAGCATTTCCCTGATTTCAAAGTGACTGAATTTGAAATAGGCATAAGAGAAATGATAAATTCGTTTAAGCGTTAA
- a CDS encoding CPBP family intramembrane glutamic endopeptidase produces the protein MNYIYPSIPIIATLIEALIVFLILEKIYKLKPLLVSFDFPKKEILLSTILYLILFIFVLLIFWLKGIQNATIGNTGEEYSLLTALQQLLSNAIILLPFGITLTIRKQSPRTLGLFKENLLPSIVGGLVISALACVFFKQVSIKIWLSAPILFQLVAQLGVGFSEEMIFRGYLLLRFSAFFQRAHAEIITAGMFAIIHIPQRLFYNFTPMELLIDLVVLFIWGWVFNRMVRLMGNISGLAILHAVMNVLIGA, from the coding sequence ATGAATTACATCTACCCAAGCATTCCTATTATTGCCACTTTGATAGAGGCGCTTATTGTTTTTCTGATTCTTGAGAAAATCTATAAATTAAAACCACTACTTGTTTCTTTTGACTTTCCTAAAAAGGAAATTTTGCTATCAACAATCCTTTACTTGATTTTGTTTATATTTGTTTTACTCATCTTTTGGCTCAAGGGAATTCAAAATGCAACAATTGGCAATACAGGAGAAGAATACAGCTTGCTGACGGCATTACAACAACTTTTATCCAACGCTATCATTCTATTGCCTTTTGGGATCACATTGACTATTCGAAAGCAAAGTCCAAGAACATTGGGCCTTTTCAAGGAAAATCTTCTTCCTTCTATTGTTGGAGGTCTTGTCATCAGTGCTTTAGCTTGCGTGTTCTTCAAACAAGTATCTATAAAGATATGGCTCTCTGCACCGATTTTATTCCAACTAGTGGCGCAACTTGGAGTTGGATTTAGTGAAGAAATGATTTTTCGTGGTTACTTATTATTGAGATTTTCGGCCTTTTTTCAGAGAGCACATGCGGAAATCATCACAGCAGGCATGTTTGCAATCATACACATTCCCCAAAGGTTATTCTACAATTTCACCCCGATGGAACTACTCATAGACTTGGTGGTGCTTTTTATCTGGGGATGGGTGTTCAATAGAATGGTGCGACTTATGGGTAATATATCAGGATTAGCCATATTGCATGCAGTAATGAATGTTCTGATTGGCGCATAA
- a CDS encoding EFR1 family ferrodoxin (N-terminal region resembles flavodoxins. C-terminal ferrodoxin region binds two 4Fe-4S clusters.), which translates to METKIYFFSGTGNSRHIAYKLSTLLGNTVLTDISKETNKTVKLNAKRVGIVFPVYASGIPRIVTDFIKKMKFDGSEEIFVVSNYAGDEGVSLQEIQNRIQKRNGIVKYGFSIKQPSNYIIRDEAQSLEIQRSILKEADERISEIAHKIANHQFEPVTKTPNIKKSAVHFMAMKVFPKWDKNFWVDNNCNHCEVCKKICPRGNISITGNQIKWKGNCEVCLACLHWCPQKSIQFKDKTLNKERYTNPNIKMTDIFHA; encoded by the coding sequence ATGGAAACGAAGATTTATTTTTTTTCAGGAACAGGTAATTCAAGGCATATTGCATATAAACTATCCACACTTCTTGGTAATACTGTTCTCACAGACATAAGTAAAGAAACCAATAAGACTGTTAAACTAAATGCAAAAAGAGTTGGGATTGTATTTCCGGTTTATGCATCAGGTATTCCAAGAATTGTTACAGATTTTATTAAAAAAATGAAGTTTGATGGATCTGAAGAAATCTTTGTAGTTTCAAACTATGCAGGTGATGAGGGCGTTTCACTGCAGGAAATACAAAACAGAATTCAAAAAAGGAATGGTATTGTAAAGTACGGATTTTCAATAAAACAACCAAGTAATTATATTATAAGAGACGAGGCTCAGTCACTGGAGATTCAGAGAAGTATATTAAAGGAGGCAGATGAGAGAATTTCAGAAATTGCACATAAAATTGCAAATCACCAATTTGAACCTGTTACGAAAACCCCAAACATTAAAAAGTCAGCGGTACATTTCATGGCGATGAAAGTTTTTCCAAAGTGGGATAAGAATTTCTGGGTTGATAACAATTGTAACCACTGCGAAGTGTGTAAAAAGATATGTCCACGAGGTAATATCTCAATTACTGGCAATCAGATTAAATGGAAGGGTAATTGTGAAGTATGTCTAGCCTGTCTGCATTGGTGTCCACAAAAATCTATTCAATTTAAAGATAAGACCTTAAATAAGGAAAGATATACAAATCCGAATATAAAAATGACGGACATTTTTCATGCATAA